From a single Helicovermis profundi genomic region:
- a CDS encoding ABC transporter permease, protein MSKELIVVLKKELKRVFSDKRMVFTTFILPAVSIALIYSVMGIMLSKYIDDVDTHIPNVYVQYASDNFENIVKNNESKINLVEIKNDNEISHIKNGILEGKKELLIIFDKDFENKIENYKKFERPNILTFYNPSEEYSSKIMRVFNKDIFPKYEDSIMIRRLGNEKYIKPFDINKENEENKLVDSKKATGKDLGNLFPILISIFLFSGAMGVGMESIAGEKERGTMATLLVTPVKREVIALGKIISLGIIAFLSTFSAFVGIVASMPFSSRIFSGGSSSSEVLSVASLGFGIKELAALMLIMITLVGVFVALISLISVNAKSVKEAGTYISPVYMIIMVAGFSTMFSNSAVKVWQYMIPVYGSVLSMKSLLNYDISFLEISINLSSNIIFTAILIYIIKNLFNNERVMFNS, encoded by the coding sequence ATGAGTAAAGAACTTATAGTAGTATTAAAAAAAGAGCTTAAAAGAGTATTCTCTGATAAGAGAATGGTTTTTACAACTTTTATTTTGCCAGCTGTTAGTATTGCACTAATATATTCTGTAATGGGTATTATGCTTTCAAAGTATATTGATGACGTAGATACTCATATTCCAAATGTTTATGTACAATATGCTAGTGATAATTTTGAGAATATAGTAAAAAATAATGAAAGTAAAATTAATTTAGTTGAAATTAAAAATGACAATGAAATCAGCCATATTAAAAATGGAATATTAGAAGGCAAAAAAGAACTTCTGATAATTTTTGATAAGGACTTTGAAAATAAGATTGAAAATTATAAGAAATTTGAAAGACCAAATATTTTAACATTCTATAATCCGAGTGAAGAATATTCAAGTAAAATCATGAGAGTTTTTAATAAAGATATTTTTCCAAAATATGAAGATTCAATTATGATAAGAAGACTTGGAAATGAAAAATACATTAAACCATTTGATATAAACAAAGAAAATGAAGAAAATAAATTGGTAGATTCTAAAAAAGCTACAGGAAAAGATTTAGGAAATTTATTTCCAATACTTATATCTATTTTCTTATTTTCTGGGGCAATGGGAGTTGGTATGGAGAGTATTGCTGGAGAAAAAGAAAGGGGCACTATGGCAACTTTGCTTGTAACTCCAGTTAAAAGAGAAGTAATTGCTCTTGGAAAGATTATAAGTCTTGGCATAATTGCCTTTCTTAGCACTTTTTCGGCATTTGTAGGAATAGTAGCTTCAATGCCGTTTTCGTCTAGAATTTTTAGTGGTGGTTCATCTTCTAGCGAGGTACTATCGGTAGCTTCATTAGGATTTGGAATTAAGGAACTTGCAGCATTAATGTTAATTATGATAACATTAGTAGGTGTATTTGTTGCATTAATAAGCTTAATTTCAGTAAATGCAAAATCAGTTAAAGAAGCTGGAACTTATATTTCACCAGTGTATATGATAATTATGGTAGCTGGATTTAGCACAATGTTTTCAAATTCAGCTGTAAAAGTTTGGCAATATATGATTCCTGTTTATGGCAGTGTTCTTAGCATGAAGAGTTTACTTAATTATGATATATCTTTTCTTGAAATCTCGATAAATTTAAGCTCAAATATAATATTCACTGCAATATTGATTTATATAATTAAAAATTTATTTAATAACGAGAGAGTAATGTTTAATTCCTAG
- a CDS encoding methyl-accepting chemotaxis protein: MKFKKLRTTINYIMLISIITIIVIVFVPTLLISSKNIKETKIKEYETLNELSAKKIDISLNNISQSVINISNYIESTINMDVLQSNDKDRINIYMKDYIKKLNGFMVKSTKTVNDNIDVYITFNFDLINNEEYPYQSLLTYDIYNDSYSELKELAKISDFDSSSSNFAWYFDPIYSSSGIWSNPYDDSYVGKKIFTFSYPVYVDDIFVGIVGIDSTFDQIKELINKYNVKNTYSILMNKKYYHLVHPVYGLKDNLRKIENGNLAFIADFMDKNKQGYLKYRYKGKTKYVVFTRLSNDWIITTNITEWSLLKSIRNQYVILLVAVLLGIIISIIASYRVGNYISKPIEDLTKLFDKISRFDLRDSGENILYTLYPNEIGKLSSSIYDMLIDQRKIVGTIVGSTEEFNIKFSETNSKLLSINRSTEDQYFSTKELNKALEEISVTMNDIYNSIYEYSKINNEKSEFMNGLFIMISEVNSNLEESIATLEIIENNSKNITEEAKDVYISLKDSLRLSNMLYDLVSKFKI, translated from the coding sequence ATGAAGTTTAAAAAATTAAGAACTACTATAAATTACATTATGCTTATTAGTATTATTACAATTATTGTGATAGTTTTTGTTCCAACTTTACTTATTAGCTCCAAAAACATAAAAGAAACAAAAATTAAGGAGTATGAAACTCTTAACGAACTAAGTGCAAAAAAGATTGATATTTCACTTAATAACATTAGTCAAAGTGTAATTAATATTTCAAATTATATTGAATCGACCATTAATATGGATGTACTTCAAAGTAATGATAAAGATAGAATTAATATTTATATGAAAGACTATATAAAAAAACTAAATGGTTTTATGGTTAAAAGTACAAAAACGGTAAATGATAATATTGATGTATATATAACTTTTAATTTTGATTTAATAAACAATGAGGAATATCCATATCAATCTTTGCTTACATATGATATTTATAATGATAGTTATTCCGAACTAAAAGAACTTGCCAAAATAAGCGATTTTGATTCTTCAAGTAGTAACTTTGCATGGTATTTTGATCCAATATATAGTTCAAGTGGTATTTGGTCTAATCCTTATGATGACTCTTATGTAGGAAAAAAAATATTTACTTTTTCATATCCGGTATACGTAGATGATATTTTTGTTGGGATAGTAGGAATAGATAGCACTTTTGATCAAATTAAAGAACTTATCAACAAATATAATGTAAAAAATACTTATTCAATTTTAATGAATAAAAAGTATTATCATCTTGTGCATCCGGTCTATGGTCTCAAAGATAATTTAAGAAAAATAGAAAATGGAAATTTAGCTTTTATAGCAGATTTTATGGATAAAAATAAACAGGGTTATTTAAAATATAGGTATAAAGGAAAAACTAAATATGTTGTATTTACTAGATTAAGCAATGACTGGATAATTACAACAAACATTACTGAATGGAGCTTACTAAAATCTATTAGGAATCAATATGTAATATTATTAGTAGCGGTTTTATTAGGAATTATAATTAGTATTATCGCTTCGTACAGGGTTGGCAATTATATATCTAAACCTATTGAAGATTTAACAAAATTATTTGATAAGATTTCAAGATTTGATCTTAGGGATTCAGGTGAAAATATTTTATATACACTTTATCCAAATGAAATCGGAAAACTTTCAAGTTCGATATATGATATGCTAATTGATCAAAGAAAAATAGTAGGTACAATAGTTGGATCAACTGAAGAATTCAATATTAAGTTTTCTGAAACTAACAGTAAACTTTTAAGTATAAATAGATCAACCGAAGACCAATATTTTTCTACGAAAGAATTAAATAAGGCGCTTGAAGAAATTTCAGTTACAATGAATGATATTTATAATAGTATTTATGAATACTCCAAAATTAATAATGAAAAATCTGAATTTATGAATGGATTATTTATTATGATAAGCGAAGTGAATTCGAATTTAGAAGAGTCTATTGCAACTCTTGAAATCATTGAGAATAATTCAAAAAATATAACTGAAGAGGCAAAAGATGTATATATTTCTTTAAAAGATTCATTAAGACTATCAAATATGCTTTATGATCTTGTTTCAAAATTCAAAATATAG
- the glmU gene encoding bifunctional UDP-N-acetylglucosamine diphosphorylase/glucosamine-1-phosphate N-acetyltransferase GlmU, translating to MKGITSIILAAGKGTRMKSKHPKVLHKVLGKSMIDHVIDVVDDSGIEKKVIVVGYDKEKVIAATKKRNVEIALQEETLGTAHAVMMAKDFIDNEDVLILCGDTPLLRQETIKDFIKFHRENKLDCSVMTANFDNSFGYGRIVRDDKNNVVKIVEEKDSNEDEKKIKEVNSGIYLLNGKLLKESFDEFKSNNSQSEYYLTDIIDIFNTKGYNVGGYSIIDNEEILGINSRIQLNMANDIMKNRILDFHMNSGVTIIDRNSTIIEKGVSIGIDTIIYSGTFISENTEIGEDCEVGPDTKIYNSKIKNLVTIKSSTIIDSIVDSGTSIGPYAYLRPNSSIGKNAKIGDFVEVKNSKIGNNSKVSHLSYIGDGQVGHNVNIGCGVVFVNYNGKEKNKTVVKDNSFVGCNVNLVAPVVVEEGAYVAAGSTITNNVEENSLSIARARQVNKKDWVKKSGLLKK from the coding sequence GTGAAAGGAATAACTTCGATAATACTTGCAGCAGGTAAAGGTACAAGAATGAAATCAAAACATCCAAAGGTACTTCACAAAGTACTTGGAAAATCAATGATTGATCATGTAATCGATGTTGTTGATGATAGTGGAATAGAAAAGAAAGTAATAGTTGTTGGATATGATAAAGAAAAAGTCATAGCTGCAACAAAAAAAAGAAATGTGGAAATTGCACTGCAAGAAGAAACCCTTGGAACTGCTCATGCCGTTATGATGGCAAAAGATTTTATAGATAATGAAGATGTATTAATATTATGCGGTGATACACCTTTATTACGTCAAGAAACAATAAAAGATTTTATTAAATTTCATAGAGAAAATAAATTAGATTGTTCTGTTATGACAGCAAATTTTGATAATTCTTTTGGATATGGAAGAATTGTAAGAGATGACAAAAACAATGTTGTAAAAATTGTTGAAGAAAAAGACTCAAATGAAGATGAAAAAAAAATAAAGGAAGTAAATTCTGGAATTTATCTTTTAAATGGAAAGCTTTTAAAAGAATCATTTGATGAATTTAAAAGTAATAATAGTCAAAGTGAATATTATTTAACAGATATTATTGATATTTTTAATACTAAAGGTTATAATGTCGGAGGATATTCAATAATTGATAATGAAGAAATTTTAGGAATTAATTCTAGAATTCAACTAAATATGGCAAACGACATTATGAAAAATAGAATTTTAGATTTTCATATGAACAGTGGTGTTACCATTATTGATCGAAACAGTACAATTATCGAAAAAGGTGTATCTATAGGGATTGATACAATTATTTATTCTGGAACATTTATATCAGAAAATACAGAAATTGGTGAGGACTGTGAAGTTGGTCCTGACACAAAAATATATAATTCAAAAATAAAGAATTTAGTAACTATTAAATCATCTACGATAATAGATAGTATAGTTGATAGCGGTACGAGTATTGGACCTTATGCTTATTTAAGACCAAATTCTTCTATTGGCAAAAATGCCAAAATAGGTGATTTTGTAGAAGTAAAAAACTCGAAAATAGGAAATAATTCAAAAGTTTCGCATTTGTCCTATATAGGAGACGGCCAAGTAGGGCATAATGTGAATATTGGCTGTGGGGTTGTTTTTGTAAATTATAACGGAAAAGAAAAAAATAAAACCGTTGTAAAAGATAATTCTTTTGTGGGTTGTAATGTTAATTTAGTTGCACCAGTCGTAGTTGAAGAAGGAGCTTATGTAGCTGCAGGGTCGACAATTACAAATAACGTTGAAGAAAACTCACTTTCGATAGCAAGAGCAAGACAAGTAAATAAAAAAGATTGGGTGAAAAAAAGCGGTTTATTAAAAAAATAG
- a CDS encoding ABC transporter ATP-binding protein: MINVNNLEKVYKLSKKQMKKEKLNLNIKKAVNGISFNVGKGEIYGLLGPNGAGKTTTLRCISTLIKPTNGNIKIRDFDVIDDSRDVRKNISFLTNELKLDGFFTPNYTFEYFGKLYGMDDKQINDRKIKLFHYFGITEFKDVKISDLSTGMKQKLSIAVSLVHDPEIIIFDEPTNGLDIVTAKVVVDYLKYLKKQGKTIIVSTHIMSVASKLCDRMGIIIDGRIVIDGTLKEILLKTNTEDLEDAFFSLYLKSKEGEKNE, from the coding sequence ATGATAAATGTTAATAATCTTGAAAAGGTGTATAAATTATCTAAGAAACAGATGAAAAAAGAAAAGCTAAATCTAAATATAAAAAAAGCAGTTAATGGAATTTCATTCAATGTAGGAAAAGGTGAAATTTATGGACTTCTTGGTCCAAATGGTGCTGGTAAAACTACAACGTTAAGATGTATTTCTACTTTAATAAAACCAACTAATGGAAATATTAAAATAAGAGACTTTGATGTAATTGATGATTCAAGAGATGTTAGAAAGAATATATCTTTTTTAACAAATGAGCTTAAACTTGATGGATTTTTTACTCCTAATTATACTTTTGAATACTTTGGAAAACTTTATGGAATGGATGATAAACAAATTAATGATAGAAAAATAAAACTTTTTCATTATTTTGGAATTACGGAATTTAAAGATGTAAAAATATCAGATCTTTCAACTGGTATGAAGCAAAAATTGTCAATTGCCGTCAGTTTAGTTCATGATCCGGAGATTATTATATTTGATGAACCTACAAATGGTCTTGATATTGTAACCGCAAAAGTTGTTGTAGATTATCTAAAATATTTAAAAAAGCAAGGTAAAACAATTATTGTTTCAACGCATATTATGAGCGTTGCATCAAAACTTTGCGATAGAATGGGAATAATCATTGATGGTAGAATTGTAATAGATGGAACTTTAAAGGAAATACTTTTAAAGACAAATACAGAAGATTTAGAAGATGCATTTTTTAGTTTGTATTTAAAGAGCAAGGAAGGTGAAAAAAATGAGTAA
- a CDS encoding MOSC domain-containing protein produces MKLNKFYLSLSVKNKKSVNILELTTTCGIKNDIKSKKGSREIAILDKKSRLIVDNIKDGLCINRFRENITIEEIEMDKLRDGQNIAIGSSLIEITNVRKKCFDNCILLEQGKYCPLIKNVRYAKIINGGKITLSDDIKIIV; encoded by the coding sequence ATGAAACTTAATAAATTTTATCTTTCACTTAGTGTTAAAAATAAAAAAAGTGTTAATATACTTGAATTAACTACAACTTGCGGAATAAAAAATGATATAAAATCAAAAAAAGGTAGTAGAGAAATTGCAATTCTTGATAAAAAAAGTAGATTGATTGTTGATAATATAAAAGATGGATTATGCATAAATAGATTTAGAGAAAATATTACTATTGAAGAAATAGAAATGGATAAGCTCAGAGATGGTCAAAATATAGCAATAGGTAGTTCGTTGATAGAAATAACTAATGTAAGAAAAAAATGTTTTGATAATTGTATTTTGCTAGAGCAAGGAAAATATTGCCCATTAATTAAGAATGTACGGTACGCAAAAATAATTAATGGCGGAAAAATAACATTAAGCGATGATATTAAAATTATCGTTTAA
- a CDS encoding sensor histidine kinase: protein MKKKLQSNMIYVYILSLIIIIIGAYILNVYFTYEKYDRYVNDIILNDLENSPINLEKYIDGIIGKYFEDEMIQNIRGESFINEVFIKKEFDEHVISERDHYKYIEVFAFDISKYPTEISKVYATTMDFFNKNINKNSIVQSAIRKKNGFVSDENFVFSFSEIGNFEVITMVDKSKLIDSNTYLEKKVINLYKIFSKFYNDKKLILMNLKNGKIIYKSSNAFLQISEVNLKNEKFIDDKGILYRDISLDTSSGKIDGLNNKYKMFFSKNKSYNLLFLRVEKQTNPLDIFSGKVSIYNFIIIMMILLLFFLIISESRKLVDLAEFNSILEKKINERTLELTVINRYQKHSLKEARIAKKELSSKNMELLDSMRSLKETQTKLIESEKMASLGSLVAGVAHEINTPIGNSVTASSFIENETAKIKKKLDSGNIKKSELISYFEEVKNSTNILSSSLNRASDLITSFKKIAVDQSSEILETFNIKNYIKLVITSLNHQIKHTNTKILVFGDEDIIINSFPGAYAQIFSNLIMNSLIHGLEKKENGIIQIKIVKYDVDKLKIIYTDNGTGIDKYLIKKVFDPFFTTKRGNGGSGLGLNVIYNLVTQTLKGEINLISEKNAGVEFTIIVPMNYNSNVKKSKKIEVEK, encoded by the coding sequence ATGAAGAAAAAACTTCAATCTAATATGATATATGTTTATATATTAAGTCTTATAATAATTATCATAGGGGCATATATATTAAATGTTTATTTTACTTATGAAAAATATGATAGATACGTAAATGATATAATACTTAATGATCTAGAAAATAGTCCGATAAATTTAGAAAAATATATTGACGGCATTATTGGTAAATATTTTGAGGATGAAATGATTCAAAATATTAGAGGTGAATCTTTTATAAATGAAGTATTTATAAAAAAAGAATTTGATGAACACGTAATTTCAGAGAGAGATCATTATAAATATATTGAAGTTTTTGCTTTTGATATATCAAAATATCCGACAGAGATTAGTAAAGTTTATGCTACGACTATGGATTTTTTTAATAAAAATATAAACAAAAATTCCATAGTTCAAAGCGCTATTAGAAAAAAAAATGGTTTCGTTAGTGATGAAAATTTTGTATTTTCATTTAGCGAAATTGGCAACTTTGAAGTAATAACGATGGTTGATAAAAGTAAACTGATTGATTCAAATACTTATTTAGAAAAAAAAGTAATTAATTTGTATAAAATTTTTAGTAAATTTTATAATGATAAAAAATTAATTTTAATGAATTTAAAAAATGGAAAAATAATCTATAAAAGTTCAAATGCATTTTTGCAAATATCTGAAGTAAATTTAAAAAACGAAAAATTTATTGATGATAAGGGTATTTTATATAGAGATATTAGTTTAGATACTTCTTCTGGAAAAATCGATGGTCTAAATAATAAGTATAAAATGTTTTTCTCTAAAAATAAAAGTTATAATTTATTATTTTTAAGAGTTGAAAAACAGACCAATCCATTAGATATATTTAGTGGAAAGGTGTCTATTTATAATTTTATAATAATAATGATGATACTTTTATTGTTTTTTTTAATTATTAGTGAAAGTAGAAAGCTAGTAGATTTAGCTGAATTCAATTCCATCTTAGAAAAAAAAATAAATGAAAGAACACTTGAACTTACAGTAATAAACAGATATCAAAAACATTCATTAAAGGAAGCTAGGATAGCTAAAAAAGAATTATCTAGTAAAAATATGGAACTTTTGGATAGTATGCGCTCTCTAAAAGAAACTCAAACTAAGCTGATAGAATCAGAAAAAATGGCTTCACTTGGTTCACTTGTTGCTGGAGTAGCTCATGAAATAAATACTCCTATAGGAAATAGCGTTACTGCATCTTCCTTTATTGAAAATGAAACTGCTAAAATAAAGAAGAAACTTGATAGTGGTAATATAAAAAAATCTGAGCTTATTTCTTACTTTGAAGAAGTCAAAAATAGCACGAATATATTATCAAGTAGTCTAAATAGAGCATCAGATTTAATAACGAGTTTTAAGAAAATTGCTGTTGATCAGTCGAGTGAAATTTTAGAGACATTTAATATTAAAAATTATATAAAACTTGTAATTACAAGTTTAAATCACCAAATAAAACATACTAATACTAAAATTTTAGTTTTTGGAGATGAAGATATAATTATAAATAGTTTTCCAGGTGCTTATGCACAGATATTTAGTAATTTAATTATGAATTCATTAATTCATGGTTTAGAAAAAAAAGAAAATGGCATTATTCAAATTAAAATTGTTAAATATGATGTAGATAAGCTTAAAATAATATATACTGATAATGGTACGGGAATTGATAAATATTTAATAAAAAAAGTCTTTGATCCTTTTTTTACAACAAAACGTGGAAATGGTGGTAGTGGGCTTGGTTTAAATGTTATTTATAATCTTGTTACTCAAACTTTAAAGGGAGAAATTAATCTTATTTCTGAAAAGAATGCAGGAGTTGAATTTACAATTATCGTTCCAATGAATTATAATAGTAATGTTAAAAAAAGTAAAAAAATAGAGGTGGAAAAGTGA
- the tyrS gene encoding tyrosine--tRNA ligase — MRNVFDVLSERGFIEQITHEDEVKELFQNERVNFYIGFDPTADSLHVGHFIQVMVMMHMQKAGHRPIALVGGGTAKVGDPTGKTDMRKMLTPEKIKENGHKIGKQLEKYLNLNNEDGFIANNATWLDNLNYIEFLREIGSRFSVNRMLAAECFKQRLEKGLSFLEFNYMIMQGYDFLELNRRYNCKMQLGGNDQWSNIIAGVELIRKKDQKQVYGLTFKLLTTSEGKKMGKTEKGALWIDPEKTSPYEFFQYFRNVEDADVINCTKLLTFIPMEEIREMEKLEGADLNPIKERMAFEVTKIVHGEEEARKSLEAAKALFAGNGDESSMPKVEIAKEEFNEGMPLLDLLLKADLIASKGEGKRLIKQNGISLDGEKVKDFAINITREDFKGDSLKIRKGKKVFKKIILI, encoded by the coding sequence ATGAGAAATGTATTTGATGTACTGAGCGAAAGAGGATTTATTGAACAAATTACACATGAAGATGAAGTAAAAGAATTATTTCAAAATGAGAGAGTGAATTTCTATATTGGATTTGATCCAACTGCGGATAGTTTGCACGTTGGTCACTTTATTCAAGTAATGGTTATGATGCATATGCAAAAAGCGGGTCATAGACCAATTGCTCTAGTTGGTGGAGGAACTGCAAAGGTAGGAGATCCTACTGGAAAAACAGATATGAGAAAAATGCTAACTCCAGAAAAAATAAAAGAAAATGGTCATAAAATTGGTAAACAATTAGAGAAATACCTAAATCTTAATAATGAAGATGGATTTATTGCTAATAATGCAACTTGGCTGGATAATCTAAATTATATTGAATTTTTAAGAGAAATAGGAAGTAGATTTTCTGTTAATAGAATGCTTGCTGCTGAATGTTTTAAGCAAAGACTTGAAAAAGGATTATCTTTCTTAGAATTTAACTATATGATTATGCAAGGTTATGATTTTTTAGAATTAAACAGAAGATATAATTGTAAAATGCAATTAGGTGGAAATGATCAATGGTCAAATATAATCGCGGGTGTTGAGCTTATTAGAAAGAAAGATCAAAAACAGGTTTATGGATTGACATTTAAATTATTAACTACATCTGAAGGTAAAAAAATGGGTAAAACAGAAAAAGGTGCGCTTTGGATTGATCCAGAGAAAACTTCTCCATATGAGTTTTTCCAGTATTTTAGAAATGTAGAAGATGCTGATGTTATTAACTGTACAAAACTCCTTACATTTATTCCAATGGAGGAAATTAGAGAAATGGAAAAACTTGAAGGTGCTGATCTTAACCCTATTAAAGAAAGAATGGCATTTGAAGTTACAAAAATTGTTCACGGAGAAGAAGAAGCAAGGAAATCACTCGAAGCTGCAAAAGCATTATTTGCTGGAAATGGTGATGAATCAAGCATGCCAAAAGTTGAAATAGCAAAAGAAGAGTTTAATGAGGGAATGCCTTTACTTGACTTACTTTTAAAAGCGGATTTAATTGCGTCAAAAGGTGAAGGAAAAAGATTAATTAAGCAAAATGGAATTTCTTTAGATGGAGAAAAAGTTAAAGACTTTGCAATAAATATTACTAGAGAAGATTTTAAAGGTGATTCATTAAAAATTCGTAAAGGAAAAAAAGTTTTTAAGAAGATCATTTTAATATAA